One uncultured Flavobacterium sp. genomic window carries:
- a CDS encoding bifunctional precorrin-2 dehydrogenase/sirohydrochlorin ferrochelatase, whose translation MEQNELYPIFLKLHNLNVLIVGGGNVGLEKLSFLLKSSPNANVEVVAPNFHLEIKVLAEKHPSITLTKSKFKKKMLKKRHMVIACTDDLKVNKKVYELSRKRYLICNIADTPDLCDYYLGGIVTKGNVKIAISTNGKSPTTAKRLREFFEEVIPEDINKMVENLNEYRKTLKGNFEDKVKKMNEITASLKNKE comes from the coding sequence ATGGAACAGAATGAATTATATCCAATATTCTTAAAACTTCACAATCTGAATGTATTGATTGTGGGTGGAGGAAATGTTGGTTTAGAAAAATTGTCTTTTTTGTTAAAGTCAAGTCCAAATGCAAATGTTGAGGTTGTAGCGCCAAATTTCCATTTAGAAATTAAGGTTTTGGCCGAAAAACATCCTTCGATAACATTAACAAAATCGAAGTTCAAAAAGAAAATGCTCAAAAAACGTCATATGGTAATTGCTTGTACCGATGATTTAAAAGTCAACAAAAAGGTATATGAATTGTCCCGAAAGCGTTATTTGATTTGCAATATTGCCGATACGCCAGATTTATGTGATTATTACTTAGGCGGAATCGTAACAAAAGGAAATGTAAAAATTGCTATTTCGACCAACGGAAAATCTCCAACAACTGCTAAAAGGTTAAGAGAGTTTTTCGAAGAGGTAATTCCGGAAGATATTAATAAAATGGTCGAAAACCTGAATGAATATCGAAAGACATTGAAAGGTAATTTTGAAGACAAGGTTAAAAAAATGAATGAAATTACCGCTTCATTAAAAAATAAAGAGTAA
- the cobA gene encoding uroporphyrinogen-III C-methyltransferase yields MLNIKPKVTLVGAGPGDPDLLTLKAVKALAEANVVLYDALVNEEILVHAPKKAIRIFVGKKIGNHAYTQDQINQLIVDNALTYGNVVRLKGGDPFIFGRGGEEIEFIESFGIETVVVPGISSVVAVPASQGISITKRGVSESFWAITGTTSDRKLSSDVALAAQSSATVVILMGMHKLPQIIDLFQKEDKGDLPVAIIQNGTTVEEKVGVGTVNSILEIVKEQKLSSPAIIVLGNVVRESNKLKGFYEEFLSKEITR; encoded by the coding sequence ATGCTTAATATAAAACCCAAAGTAACTTTAGTTGGCGCTGGTCCCGGTGATCCGGATTTGCTTACGCTGAAAGCCGTAAAAGCACTTGCTGAAGCAAATGTGGTTTTGTACGATGCATTGGTTAATGAAGAAATACTTGTACACGCTCCCAAAAAAGCCATCAGGATTTTTGTTGGAAAAAAAATAGGAAATCACGCTTATACGCAAGATCAAATTAATCAATTGATTGTTGATAATGCGTTGACGTACGGAAATGTAGTGCGATTAAAAGGCGGAGATCCATTTATTTTCGGACGAGGCGGCGAAGAAATAGAATTTATTGAAAGCTTCGGAATCGAAACTGTCGTCGTTCCCGGAATATCTTCAGTAGTTGCAGTTCCGGCAAGTCAGGGAATTTCAATTACTAAAAGAGGTGTTTCAGAAAGTTTTTGGGCGATTACAGGCACAACTTCTGACAGGAAATTATCTTCAGATGTAGCTTTGGCAGCACAATCATCAGCAACTGTTGTGATTTTGATGGGAATGCACAAATTGCCTCAAATTATCGACTTGTTTCAAAAAGAAGACAAAGGCGATTTACCAGTTGCGATCATTCAAAACGGAACAACTGTTGAAGAAAAAGTGGGAGTTGGAACAGTAAATTCGATTTTAGAGATTGTAAAAGAGCAAAAATTAAGCTCTCCGGCGATTATTGTTTTAGGAAACGTCGTTCGCGAAAGCAATAAATTAAAAGGATTTTACGAAGAATTTCTATCAAAAGAAATCACAAGATAA
- a CDS encoding HEPN domain-containing protein gives MESFRTEIENPIVQKEIIDLEKKIHLFRGGKIDDERFRSLRLARGIYGQRQEGVQMIRIKLPYGKVTSEQLVRITKVSDEYSTGRLHITTRQDIQIHYVSLDRTPELWANLAKDDVTLREACGNTVRNITGSELAGVDVNEPFDVSPYAHALFQYLLRNPICQEMGRKFKISFSSSDEDTALSYLHDLGFIPKIVDGQRGFKIMFGGGLGSQPAHAELLSEFVPANQIIPTAEGIIRIFDRYGERAKRMKARMKFLIKEMGRDVFLDLVEKEKKAIAFETYEIDTTAFDGPIAEPLLEAPAVTIEDTAAYEAWKKSNVIAQKQAGYYAIGIKVLLGDFYTDKARLLAALIKNYAANELRFSLRQNIVIRHVKEANLPFFYQELAKLNFVHLGYNSTVDITACPGTDTCNLGIASSTGIAEELEKVLNAEYPQYLNNREIEIKISGCMNACGQHNMSAIGFQGMSINSGKLVAPALQVLLGGGRLGNGEGRFADKVIKIPSRRGPDALRTILNDFDKNANGEKFLNYYDLKGEKYFYEILKPFADVTNLTEADFVDWGNADNYVKAVGVGECAGVVIDLVATLLLEAKDKLTFAQESFDEGKWSDAIYHAYAGFVNGAKALLLSENEKTNNHAGIVDLFDTVFIATSKIELPTTFKELVYQINQNDPSEAFAKAYIQQGISFFDIIEKYRAQELANA, from the coding sequence ATGGAAAGTTTTAGAACAGAAATAGAAAATCCGATAGTTCAGAAAGAGATTATCGATCTTGAAAAAAAGATTCACTTATTCCGTGGAGGAAAAATTGATGATGAGCGTTTTCGTAGTCTTCGTTTAGCACGCGGAATTTACGGTCAGCGTCAGGAAGGCGTTCAAATGATTCGTATTAAATTGCCTTACGGTAAAGTAACGAGCGAACAATTGGTGCGAATTACTAAAGTTTCTGATGAGTATTCTACAGGACGTTTGCACATTACAACGCGTCAGGATATTCAGATTCACTATGTAAGTTTAGACAGGACTCCTGAACTTTGGGCAAACTTGGCTAAAGACGATGTTACCTTACGTGAAGCTTGTGGAAATACAGTTCGTAATATTACAGGTAGCGAGTTAGCAGGTGTAGATGTAAACGAGCCATTTGATGTTTCGCCTTATGCACATGCTTTATTTCAATATTTATTGAGAAACCCAATTTGTCAGGAAATGGGACGTAAATTCAAAATTTCGTTCTCATCATCTGATGAAGATACCGCTTTGAGTTATTTGCACGATTTAGGATTTATTCCAAAAATTGTAGATGGTCAACGTGGTTTCAAAATAATGTTTGGTGGAGGTTTAGGATCTCAGCCTGCACATGCTGAATTACTTTCAGAATTTGTACCGGCAAATCAAATTATCCCAACAGCAGAAGGAATCATCCGTATTTTTGACAGATACGGTGAACGTGCAAAAAGAATGAAAGCACGTATGAAATTCTTGATCAAAGAAATGGGAAGAGATGTTTTCCTTGATTTAGTTGAAAAAGAGAAAAAAGCCATTGCTTTTGAAACCTACGAAATTGACACAACAGCTTTTGATGGCCCAATTGCTGAACCATTATTAGAAGCTCCAGCTGTTACTATTGAAGATACTGCAGCTTATGAAGCGTGGAAAAAATCGAACGTAATTGCTCAAAAACAAGCAGGTTATTACGCGATTGGAATCAAAGTTTTATTAGGAGATTTTTATACTGATAAAGCCAGATTATTAGCCGCTTTAATTAAAAATTACGCCGCAAATGAATTACGTTTTTCATTGCGTCAAAATATTGTAATACGTCACGTAAAAGAAGCCAATTTACCTTTCTTTTATCAGGAATTAGCCAAATTGAATTTTGTTCATTTAGGATATAATTCTACTGTAGATATTACAGCATGTCCGGGTACTGATACTTGCAACTTGGGGATTGCAAGTAGTACCGGAATTGCAGAAGAACTTGAAAAAGTTTTAAATGCAGAATATCCGCAATACTTAAACAACCGCGAAATCGAAATTAAAATTTCTGGTTGCATGAATGCTTGCGGACAACACAATATGTCGGCAATTGGTTTTCAGGGAATGTCAATCAATTCAGGAAAATTAGTGGCTCCGGCTTTACAGGTTTTATTAGGCGGTGGAAGATTAGGAAACGGAGAAGGGCGTTTTGCTGATAAAGTAATCAAAATTCCAAGCCGTAGAGGACCGGATGCATTACGTACGATCTTAAATGATTTTGATAAAAATGCAAACGGAGAAAAGTTCCTAAATTATTATGATTTAAAAGGAGAGAAATATTTCTATGAAATTTTAAAACCTTTTGCAGACGTAACCAATTTAACCGAAGCTGATTTCGTAGATTGGGGTAACGCAGATAATTACGTAAAAGCTGTTGGAGTTGGAGAATGTGCCGGAGTTGTGATCGATTTGGTTGCTACTTTATTATTAGAAGCAAAAGACAAATTGACTTTCGCACAAGAATCATTCGACGAAGGAAAATGGTCAGATGCTATTTACCATGCTTACGCAGGATTTGTAAATGGTGCTAAAGCATTATTGCTTTCAGAAAACGAAAAAACAAATAATCACGCAGGAATTGTTGATTTATTTGATACTGTTTTCATAGCAACATCTAAAATAGAATTACCAACAACATTCAAAGAATTGGTATATCAAATCAATCAAAATGATCCTTCAGAAGCATTTGCAAAAGCATACATTCAACAAGGAATTTCATTTTTTGATATAATAGAAAAATACAGAGCTCAAGAATTAGCAAATGCTTAA
- a CDS encoding NAD(P)/FAD-dependent oxidoreductase codes for MIKTDILIIGAGPTGLFAVFEAGLLKLKCHILDALPQAGGQLSELYPKKPIYDIPGFPEVLAGDLIDNLQEQIKQFEPGYTLGERAETIDKQEDGSFIVTSNKGTKFHAPVIAIAGGLGSFEPRKPLIEDIEFYEDKGVKYFIKNPEKFRDKRVVIAGGGDSALDWSIFLANVASEVTLIHRRNEFRGALDSVEKVQELKTAGKIKLITPAEVIGINGAEHVESLDIEENGAHRKIETDFFIPLFGLTPKLGPIGDWGLEIEKNAIKVNNALDYQTNIPGIFAIGDVNTYPGKLKLILCGFHEATLMCQAAYQIINPGKKYVLKYTTVSGVDGFDGTRKEAPKAVVKAIV; via the coding sequence ATGATTAAAACAGATATACTTATAATTGGAGCAGGACCAACAGGTTTATTTGCCGTTTTTGAGGCAGGATTATTAAAATTAAAATGTCATATTTTAGATGCTTTGCCACAAGCAGGAGGACAACTTTCAGAATTGTATCCAAAAAAACCTATTTATGATATTCCTGGATTCCCGGAAGTTTTAGCAGGAGATTTAATTGATAATTTGCAAGAGCAAATTAAACAATTTGAGCCAGGTTATACGTTAGGAGAACGTGCTGAAACAATCGATAAACAAGAAGACGGAAGTTTTATTGTAACCTCAAATAAAGGAACTAAATTTCACGCGCCGGTTATTGCAATCGCTGGAGGTTTAGGAAGTTTTGAGCCGCGTAAACCACTTATTGAAGATATCGAGTTTTATGAAGATAAAGGAGTAAAATACTTCATCAAGAATCCGGAGAAATTCAGAGATAAAAGAGTTGTAATTGCAGGAGGAGGAGATTCAGCATTAGACTGGAGTATTTTCCTGGCAAATGTAGCTTCAGAAGTAACTTTGATTCACAGAAGAAATGAATTTAGAGGAGCTTTAGATTCTGTAGAAAAAGTACAGGAGTTGAAAACAGCCGGAAAAATTAAATTAATTACGCCGGCAGAAGTAATCGGAATCAATGGTGCAGAACACGTTGAGTCTTTAGATATCGAAGAAAACGGAGCACACCGTAAAATCGAAACCGATTTTTTTATTCCGCTTTTCGGATTAACTCCAAAATTAGGTCCAATTGGAGACTGGGGATTAGAAATCGAGAAAAATGCCATTAAAGTAAACAATGCATTAGATTACCAAACTAATATTCCGGGAATCTTTGCTATTGGAGACGTAAACACATATCCAGGAAAATTAAAATTGATCCTTTGCGGTTTCCACGAAGCAACTTTAATGTGTCAGGCAGCATACCAAATCATTAATCCAGGTAAAAAATACGTTTTAAAATATACAACAGTTTCTGGTGTAGACGGTTTTGACGGAACTCGTAAAGAAGCTCCAAAAGCGGTTGTTAAAGCGATAGTTTAG
- a CDS encoding GTP-binding protein, with amino-acid sequence MEVLKIATAGSVDDGKSTLIGRLLYDTKSLTTDKIEAIEKSSKQKGYDYLDFSLATDGLVAEREQGITIDVAHIYFSTAKKSYIIADTPGHVEYTRNMVTGASTSQVSIILIDARKGVIEQTYRHFFINNLLRVKEVIVAINKMDLVDYSEEVFNKIKADFQALNAKSTFKEQNVSYIPLSAINGGNVVDKSENMPWYDGQTVLEHLEGLHASDVFEAGKARFPVQTVIRPKTEEYHDFRGYAGKLYGNSIKVGDAVTVLPSLTESKVSKIHFFDKQFDEAVAGSSITIELENDINVTRGDMIVKSSELPKIEKEINTTVCWMDSKKLVAGTKYIVQHNTNSVLAKVESIKNTISTDYSGTKEASQLAINEIGEVSIKLSKPLYFDAYNENKSNGAFILIDTATNTTAGVGFIR; translated from the coding sequence ATGGAAGTTTTAAAAATAGCAACAGCAGGAAGTGTAGATGACGGAAAAAGTACTTTGATCGGAAGATTATTGTATGATACAAAATCATTGACAACTGATAAAATAGAAGCAATCGAAAAAAGCAGCAAACAAAAAGGATATGATTATCTGGATTTTTCTTTGGCAACAGACGGATTGGTGGCAGAAAGAGAACAAGGAATTACAATTGACGTTGCGCATATTTATTTTTCGACCGCAAAGAAAAGTTACATTATTGCCGATACTCCAGGTCACGTTGAATATACAAGAAACATGGTTACAGGAGCTTCGACTTCTCAGGTTTCTATCATTTTAATTGATGCCAGAAAAGGAGTTATTGAGCAAACGTACCGTCACTTTTTTATCAATAATTTATTGAGAGTAAAAGAGGTAATTGTTGCGATTAATAAAATGGATTTAGTTGATTATTCAGAAGAAGTTTTCAATAAAATCAAAGCCGATTTCCAGGCATTAAATGCAAAAAGCACATTCAAAGAACAAAACGTAAGTTACATTCCGCTAAGCGCAATCAACGGCGGAAACGTGGTTGATAAATCGGAGAATATGCCTTGGTATGACGGACAAACTGTATTGGAACATTTAGAAGGATTACATGCTTCGGATGTTTTTGAAGCAGGAAAAGCACGTTTTCCGGTTCAAACTGTTATTCGTCCAAAAACAGAAGAATACCACGATTTTAGAGGTTACGCAGGAAAATTATACGGAAACTCAATAAAAGTTGGAGATGCCGTTACGGTTCTTCCTTCTTTGACAGAATCAAAAGTATCTAAAATTCACTTTTTTGATAAACAATTTGATGAAGCCGTTGCAGGTTCATCTATCACAATCGAATTAGAAAATGATATCAATGTAACGAGAGGCGATATGATTGTAAAATCATCAGAACTTCCAAAAATTGAAAAAGAAATCAATACAACAGTTTGCTGGATGGACAGCAAGAAACTGGTTGCAGGAACAAAATACATTGTACAGCACAATACAAATTCAGTTTTAGCAAAAGTAGAAAGTATCAAAAATACAATCTCAACAGACTATTCCGGAACTAAAGAAGCTTCACAATTAGCAATCAACGAAATAGGAGAAGTAAGTATCAAATTAAGCAAGCCTTTATATTTTGACGCTTACAACGAAAATAAATCAAACGGAGCTTTCATCTTAATTGATACAGCAACCAACACAACAGCAGGAGTAGGATTTATTCGATAA
- a CDS encoding TfoX/Sxy family protein, with translation MAYDEDNAQRIRTFLQHKEADFFEKKMFGGLVFMVDNKMCCGTRIDKQTGENRLLCRIDDNSYLNALERDDVIPMSSSERPMKNYIFVTKNGWQRNKDLEFWLQLCLDFNPLAKASKKK, from the coding sequence ATGGCCTACGACGAAGATAATGCACAAAGAATCCGAACGTTTCTACAGCATAAAGAAGCTGATTTTTTCGAAAAGAAAATGTTTGGCGGACTTGTTTTTATGGTAGATAACAAAATGTGTTGCGGAACGCGTATAGACAAACAAACAGGAGAAAATCGTTTACTTTGCAGGATTGATGATAATTCATATCTAAATGCATTGGAAAGAGACGATGTAATACCAATGTCAAGTTCTGAAAGACCAATGAAAAACTATATTTTCGTCACTAAAAATGGCTGGCAAAGAAATAAAGATTTAGAGTTTTGGTTACAGCTTTGTTTAGATTTTAATCCGCTTGCAAAAGCAAGTAAGAAAAAATAA